Sequence from the Bacillota bacterium genome:
AAGGGGACGAGGTCTTCGCAGGCACCCTGAACCATGCGGGGGCCATCGAGGTTGAAGTGACCAGGCTCGTCAACGATACCACCATCGCCAGGATCATCCACATGGTGGAGGAGGCTCAAACCCGGCACGCGCCGTCCCAGGCCTTCGTGGATCGCTTTGCCGCGGTTTACACTCCTGTCGTCCTGGCGCTGGCGGCGGTTATTGTTCTGCTGCCTCCTCTTGCCTTGGGACAATCCTGGGGCCCCTGGATTTACCGGGGCCTGGCCCTGCTGGTGGTGTCTTGTCCGTGTGCCCTGGTGGTGTCGACCCCAGTTGCCCTGGTGGCGGCCATCGGCAACGCCGCCCGCAACGGGGTGTTGATTAAAGGCGGCATTCACCTGGAAGAAGCCGGCGCCCTTTCGGTGGTAGCCTTTGACAAAACTGGAACGCTGACGGTGGGGAAGCCGGTGGTGACGGACGTGATCCCCACAGGAGGGCAGGATAAGCGCGGGCTGATCGCCCTGGCCGCCAGCATCGAGCTGCTTTCCGAACATCCCCTGGCCAGAGCAATTGTGACGAAGGCGGGGGAGATGAAGCTCGAGTTGTCCCGGCCGGAGAATTTTCAGGCCCTCGCCGGAAAAGGCGCCCGGGGGGAGGTTGCCGGCAGGGTGTATTACATGGGCAGTTCCAGGTTGTTTGAGGAGATCGGGGCGCCGGTGAGCCGGATCAAACCGCTCCTGGGGCGGCTCCAGGAACAGGGTAAAACGGCGATAATCATAGGAACCGAAACAGAGATCCTGGGAGTCATCGCAGTGGCCGACCAACTTAGGGAGATGAGCGAAAATACCGTCCGGGAACTGAAGAGAACCGGTGTGCGAACCGTCCTGCTGACCGGCGATAATGCCGCCACCGCCAAAGCCATTGCGGGGCAGTTGGGGATCGACGAGTTCGAGGCCGACCTGCTGCCCGAAAACAAGGTGGAGGCCGTGAAAAAGCTGATCGAAAAATACGGCAGGGTGGCCATGGTGGGTGACGGGATCAACGACGCTCCCGCTCTGGCGCTGGCCACCGTAGGGATCGCCATGGGCGGGGCGGGAACGGACGTCGCCCTGGAAACGGCGGATATCGCCCTGATGGGGGATGACCTGTCCCGACTCCCCTTCTGTATCCGTCTGAGCAAAGCGGCAGTGAGAGTAATTAAGCAGAATGTCGCCTTTGCCCTGATTGTCAAGCTGGCTGCCGTGCTGCTGGTTTTCCCCGGCTGGCTGACCCTCTGGCTGGCCATTCTCGCCGACATGGGGGCTTCGGTGCTGGTGACCCTGAACGGAATCAGGCTGCTCCGGCTCAAGCCGCAGAACCGGGCGGAAGAGAATGATCACCTGTAGAGAGCAGTACCTGGTTCCGGAGCTTCCCGTCAACAAAGGCCAGCGCCAGGGCCAGCCCGCGGCCGTCGTTGTAGGCGAGAAACGTTTTGAAATACTTCGGGAAGAACCGGCAGGCGTTCGATCCGGAATAACTGGAGGAAGTTTTTTAAAAACCTTTCGGAAATGGAGAACTTGCGTAGCAGAACCATTTCTGCCTCTGTTTCAGTTTGTTCACAGAGCACCAAAACATGGTCATTCTTAAGAATACTTTCTAATAACCGGCGCTCCAGTCCTTGAAAAACCATCCCAGAGATTAAAACGTTAGTATCAAGCATTACTCTCATGCTTGGTCTCCGTAAAGTTCTCTAAAAAGCCGTTCCCGCGCAGCCTCTATTTCCTGCTCGATTTCCCGACGGGTATATCCTTTATCTTTAGCTTCGGCCACCAGGTCTTTCAGAAGTACGTCTAGAGAGGTCACCGGTTCCAGCACTACTTTATTGTTTTCCACGTAGACCCAAATAGACAAACCGCTTCCTGAGCGGCGCAAATTGAAGTGGGTAAACGGTTACCGGCAGTTGCTGGCGGTGCGGGTGGTAACGTCAAGGAGGCTTCTCGTGGGAAGGTAGAACCCAAAAATTGACGCTGGAGGAAGTGGCCCGGCAGGTTCACCTCAGCCCCGCCTATTTTTCCTATTTATTTCGCCGGGAGCAGGGACAGACGTTTACGGATTATCTCACGGCCACAAGACTGGATAAGGCCAAAGAACTGCTCAGAACCGATCCCGCCCTTTCTATCTCCGAAGTCGCCGGGAAGGTGGGCTACGAAGATGCCAATTATTTTTCACGCCTGTTTAAGAAAAAAACCGGTTTAACTCCCGCCCGCTATAGAAAAAAAGAAATCGAGCGTAGATAATTCATTTGATATTCCGTACCGGAAATAAATCCGGTTTTTTTTATGTCTTTTTTTCGATTTTTATGGGTTCAC
This genomic interval carries:
- the cadA gene encoding cadmium-translocating P-type ATPase — translated: MPADAFKVASGREGKLVFKLSGLTUIDCAARFEKDVAAIPGVTRVEINFGASRLTVEGRFDPEAITREGARHDIIARPEGENPVEQTFWQRHKRLLVTGLSGFALLAGWIAKFTGAPGPVTIAFFLAAMVIGGAATARRAWFSLQKFRFDMNVLMTVAVIGAAAIGEWSEGAVVAFLYSVSNTLESYTMEKARQSIRELMSIAPREALVRRSGKEILLPVDEIRVGDIMIVKPGEKIAMDGRIVRGNSAVDQAAITGESIPVEKGEGDEVFAGTLNHAGAIEVEVTRLVNDTTIARIIHMVEEAQTRHAPSQAFVDRFAAVYTPVVLALAAVIVLLPPLALGQSWGPWIYRGLALLVVSCPCALVVSTPVALVAAIGNAARNGVLIKGGIHLEEAGALSVVAFDKTGTLTVGKPVVTDVIPTGGQDKRGLIALAASIELLSEHPLARAIVTKAGEMKLELSRPENFQALAGKGARGEVAGRVYYMGSSRLFEEIGAPVSRIKPLLGRLQEQGKTAIIIGTETEILGVIAVADQLREMSENTVRELKRTGVRTVLLTGDNAATAKAIAGQLGIDEFEADLLPENKVEAVKKLIEKYGRVAMVGDGINDAPALALATVGIAMGGAGTDVALETADIALMGDDLSRLPFCIRLSKAAVRVIKQNVAFALIVKLAAVLLVFPGWLTLWLAILADMGASVLVTLNGIRLLRLKPQNRAEENDHL
- a CDS encoding PIN domain-containing protein, whose amino-acid sequence is MRVMLDTNVLISGMVFQGLERRLLESILKNDHVLVLCEQTETEAEMVLLRKFSISERFLKNFLQLFRIERLPVLPEVFQNVSRLQRRPRAGPGAGLC
- a CDS encoding helix-turn-helix transcriptional regulator; this translates as MTLEEVARQVHLSPAYFSYLFRREQGQTFTDYLTATRLDKAKELLRTDPALSISEVAGKVGYEDANYFSRLFKKKTGLTPARYRKKEIERR